The following are encoded in a window of Astyanax mexicanus isolate ESR-SI-001 chromosome 6, AstMex3_surface, whole genome shotgun sequence genomic DNA:
- the flcn gene encoding folliculin: MNALVALCHFCELHGPRTLFCTEAVHPPAPSPPQPGSALLGDREAEREGEGLTMRANSSATQRADMCEGCRSLPVSHPGFVSVDTETGIRFLSHQHPRQAQLFSVVRQACVRSLSCEVCPGREGPIFFGDEQHGFVFSHTFFIKDSLARGFQRWYSIVMVAMDRIYLINSWPFLLRHLKLTIQSLQSTALKVFDSEQGVCPQRAVRMNSAFSPAVFPHQRSGNAARSLPSLTQHPNLWASLHASFSWLLKACGSRLTEKLLEGAPTEDTLVLIERQTEQEEEMNAEGAGGKSESAQCRDFLFGDDGKGEEYCGPNFRSLRHLRQVLGAAEFRQLAWHVLMGNQVIWRGTDRGLIQSAFNVLKTLLPVGCVRVEAYSSQYEEAYRYNFLGLSPDVQIPAHVSSSEFTVLVDVLNVEQGCVHVVCDDDVLSLYQFSISSANTQPVDKGPTLLNKLEVALTNENLSVEVVSHCLLCLKEEWMNKVKVLFKFTKVDGRGRDDTQKVLVLLGATGPGEEDNVRLLKFWMTGLSKTYKSHLMTAVRGVERTLSQ, translated from the exons ATGAATGCTTTGGTTGCTCTTTGCCATTTCTGTGAACTGCACGGGCCCCGGACCCTGTTCTGCACCGAGGCCGTCCATCCACCAGCCCCCTCGCCCCCTCAGCCGGGGTCCGCCCTGCTGGGCGATcgggaggcagagagagagggagaggggctgACCATGAGGGCCAACAGCTCTGCCACACAGAGAGCCGACATGTGTGAG GGCTGTCGCTCTCTCCCTGTGTCCCACCCCGGCTTCGTTAGTGTGGACACTGAGACTGGAATCCGTTTCCTCAGCCACCAGCACCCCCGACAGGCCCAGCTCTTCAGTGTGGTCCGGCAGGCCTGCGTTCGCAGCCTCAGCTGTGAG GTGTGTCCAGGCAGGGAAGGACCCATCTTCTTCGGGGATGAACAGCATGGCTTTGTGTTCTCACACACGTTCTTCATTAAGGACAGCCTGGCGCGAGGTTTCCAGCGCTGGTACAGTATCGTGATGGTGGCCATGGACAGGATTTACCTCATTAACTCTTGGCCTTTTCTGCTACGCCACCTAAAACTCACCATCCAGAGTCTGCAGAGCACTGCACTGAAG GTGTTTGACAGTGAGCAGGGGGTGTGTCCCCAGAGGGCCGTACGGATGAACAGCGCCTTCTCTCCTGCAGTGTTTCCTCACCAGCGCAGTGGAAACGCTGCCCGCTCCCTGCCCTCGCTCACCCAGCACCCTAACCTGTGGGCCAGCCTGCACGCCTCATTCAGCTG GCTGCTGAAGGCCTGTGGGAGCAGACTGACTGAGAAGCTTCTGGAAGGAGCTCCTACTGAAGACACACTTGTCCTTATTGAAAGACAAACAG AACAAGAAGAGGAGATGAATGCTGAGGGGGCTGGAGGTAAATCGGAGAGTGCACAGTGTCGAGATTTCCTCTTTGGTGATGATGGAAAGGGGGAAGAATATTGCGGACCAAACTTTAGATCGCTGAGACATCTACGACAG GTTCTCGGTGCTGCAGAGTTTCGACAGCTGGCGTGGCACGTGCTCATGGGAAACCAGGTGATCTGGAGAGGAACGGATCGGGGTCTCATCCAATCAGCTTTTAACGTGCTCAAG ACCTTGCTCCCAGTGGGTTGCGTGCGGGTGGAGGCGTACAGTTCACAGTATGAGGAAGCGTATCGGTATAACTTCTTGGGTCTGAGTCCAGATGTTCAGATCCCAGCTCACGTCAGTTCCTCCG AGTTCACGGTGTTGGTGGACGTGCTGAATGTGGAGCAGGGGTGTGTGCACGTCGTGTGTGATGATGATGTCCTTTCACTGTACCAGTTCAGCATCAGCAGCGCCAATACACAACCAGTAGACAAAG GTCCGACGCTGCTGAATAAGCTGGAGGTCGCACTGACCAATGAGAACCTGTCTGTGGAGGTGGTGTCTCACTGCCTGCTCTGTCTGAAGGAGGAGTGGATGAA taaagtgaaGGTGCTGTTTAAGTTCACGAAGGTGGACGGGCGAGGCAGGGACGACACTCAGAAGGTCCTGGTGCTGCTGGGGGCCACCGGTCCCGGGGAGGAGGACAACGTACGGCTGCTCAAATTCTGGATGACTGGACTCAGCAAGACCTACAAGAGCCACCTAATGACTGCAGTCAGGGGAGTAGAAAGGACACTGagccaatga